CAGGCCAGGCCATGGCGGGCGGCGGCCTCGGCGTACAGCGCGGCCAGGTCGGCGGCGGCGGTGTCGACCTCCTCGCGCTCACGGCCGGTGGCCTCGCGCAACGATGCGAAGTACAGCAGCACCACCCTGGCCATCAGCCCACCTTCCCGAAATCGCGCTTGCCGCCCTGCTTGCCCAGCAGTTTGGCCGGGCCCAGGACGATGGCGTGCGACAGCGCCTTGGTCATGTCGTACACGGTCAGCGCCGCCACGGTGGCCCCGGTGAGGGCCTCCATCTCCACGCCGGTGCGTGCGGTGGTGCGCGCGGTGCATTCGATCCGCAGCTCACGCTCGCCATGCCAGTCGATGGCGATGCGTACGCCGTCCAGCGGCAGCGCGTGGCAGAACGGGATCAGCTCGTGGGTGCGCTTGGCGGCCATGGTGCCGGCGATCACCGCGGTGTCGACGATGCCGCCCTTGTTCGAGCGCATGCCGCTGGCACGCAGCTGCGCCGCCACCGCCACCGGGAACGCGACCTTGCACTGCGCGGTGGCGCTGCGCGCGGTCACGTCCTTGGCCGAGACGTCGACCATGGCCGGACGGCCCTGGGCGTCGACATGGGTCAGCGCGGCGGGCGCGCGGGGGGATCTGCTGCGTGTGGCCACTCAACCTCCGATCAGGTACATCTCGATGGGCCGGCGCGCGGGCGCCTGGCCGCGGATCTCGCTGTAGCGGTCGTCGCGGGCCGACCACAACCGGGCGACAGCCTCGGCCACGCCATGTTCGCCGCCGGCCAGGGCCGGCCTGAGGTCATGTCCGCTGCCGGCGAACAGGCAGGTATAGAGCTGGCCGTCGGCGGAGACGCGGGCACGGTGGCAGTCGCCGCAGAACGGCGCGCTGACCGAATTGATGAAGCCGACCTCGCCCCCGCCATCGGCGAACGCGTAACGTTGCGCCACCTCGCCGGTATAGCCGGCGGCCAGCGGCCGCAGCGGCCAGCGCGCGGCGATGCGATCGCGCAGCTCGTCGGCGCGCACCACCTGGGCCGGGTCCCAGCCATTGCAGGTGCCCACGTCCATGTATTCGATGAAGCGCACCACGTGGCCGGTGCCGCGGAAATGCTCCAGCAGCGGCAGCACCTGGTGGTCGTTGGTCCCGCGCAGGACCACGCAGTTGATCTTCAGCCGGCCGAAGCCGGCGGCCGCGGCGGCGGCGATGCCTTCCAGCACCGTGGCGACCTCGCCGCGGTTCCCGGACATGGCCCGGAACACGCCAGGATCCAGCGCATCCAGGCTCACCGTCAGCCGGCGCAGCCCGGCCTCGCGCAGGGCGCGGGCCTGGGCCGCCAGCAGCGCGCCGTTGGTGGTCAGGGCCAGGTCCTCGATCCCGGGGATGCGCGCCAGCCGCGCGATGAGTTCCGGCAAGTTCCGGCGCAGCAGGGGCTCGCCGCCGGTCAGGCGCAGCTTGCGCACGCCGACCTGGACGAAGCCGCGCACCAGGGTCTCGATCTGGTCGAAGGACATGCGGCTGGCGGCGCTGGTGCCGTGGTCGTCGGGCACGCGGTCGGCCGGCATGCAGTAGCCGCAGCGGAAATTGCAGGCGTCGATCACCGACAGGCGCAGGTCGCGCAATGGCCGCCCGAGCCGGTCCCGGGGCAGCGCCGCGCTGGCCTGCACCGCGCTCATGAGGGCAGCGCCGCCGGCGCGGTGGGCGGGGCCAGGTCCAGCACCTGGCCGGGGCGGCCGACGGCATAGCCGCGGGCGGCCAGGGCATCGCCGTCGGCCGCGCTGGCGTAGTGGTACAGGACCATGCGCTGGCGCAGCCCGGCCGGATACTCGCGCTCGAGGTCGTCGATGCCGGTATGCGAGGGATTGCCGACCAGGCCGCAGTCGTGGGCGATGCGCTCGCCCTCGCTGGCGTAGCGCGCCAGGGCCTCCGGGATCGGGCGGGTGTCGCCGCTCCACACCAGGCTGCCCTGCAGGCGCAGGCCGAACGCGGTGTCCGGCCAGTGGTGGCGGACCGGGAACACCTCCAGGCGCAGGCCGTCGTGCCAGAAGGCCTCGCCCACCGGCACCAGCTGGAACGCGTCCCAGAAGTTGGCCCCACCCTCGGCCAGCACGTTGGGATAGTCGCCGACGCGCCGGTGCAGCAGCGGCACCACCGGCGCCGGCACGTACAGGCGGATGCGGCCGCGGCGCTCCGGGTTGAAGTAGGCGGAGACGAACAGGCGCTCGAAGCCGGCCACGTGGTCCAGGTGGACGTGGGTGACGAACAGCGCCTCCGGATGGCCACCGTACTGCTGCTCGTAGGCGGTCAGGCCCTCGGCGCCGCAGTCGATGGTCAGCCAGGGCTGGCCGCCGCGCTCGATGGTCGCCATCGGCGAACCCAGCGCGACCGCCGAGGCGTTGCCTACGCCATGCAGGCGCAGCGACCAGGGAGCGGCACCTGCGTTGATGTCCATCAGCAGCCCCGGCTCCAGGACAGTTCGTAGGCGCGGCGCAGGCGCGAGAAGTCCTTCTCCACCTCGTCCACGCTGCGCGGGCCGCGCAGCTTGAGCAGCGAGCGCAGCAGCCGGCGCAGGTTGGCCTCGCGCCAGCCGGTGGCGGGGATGCGCATGCGCCCCCGGTCGAAATCGATCAGCCAGCCGCGGCCGTTGCCGTCGAACAGGATGTTGTGGGCGTTGAGGTCGGCGTGCTCCAGGCCTTCGCGGTGGAAGCGCGCGATCAGGCGACCGGTCTCCTCCCAAGGGGCGCCGCTGCCGGCGACCAGGGCGCGGTCGGCCAGCGAGCGCACCCCGTCCAGGCGCTCCAGCAGGATCGCGGCCCGGTAGAAAGCGCCTTTGCGCACGTAGGAAGCCGCCAGCGGCCTCGGCACCGGCAGGCCGCGGCCGATCAGCAGGCGCATCAGCCGGAACTCGGCGAAGCTGCGGGTGCGCTCGGCGCCGCGCCAGACATAGCGGTCGCGGCTGACGCTGGCGGCCAGGCCGCCGCGCAGGTAATGGCGCAGCACGCAGGCACCGAACGGCGCGTCCACGAACCAGGCGCTACCGCGACCGCCTGAAGCCACCGGGCGGGCACGTTCGCCCCATGAAGCGGGCACGAACAGTTCCGGCCCGGCTTGCCGCAGCCGTTCACGGTCGAACAGAATGGCGCCATAACCGCTGCCGGCGCGGTAGGGCGACAAGGCTTCGTTTGCGTCGAACGCGACCATCCTCGCGAGTCTAACAACACCCCGAGACCGATGCGTCCTTCGATCTGCCTGTTGCGCCTGTCCGCCCTCGGCGACGTCACCCACGTGGTCCCGCTGGTGCGCACCCTGCAGCGCGCCTGGCCCGGCGCGCACCTGCACTGGATCATCGATCCGGGCGGCAAGCGCCTGCTCGACGGGCTCGAGGGCGTCACCTTCCACGTCTATAACAAGAAGACCGGTCTGGCCGGCATGCGCGCCCTGCGCCGCGAGCTGCCGCCGGAGCGCTTCGGGATCCTGCTGCAGCTGCAGGTTGCCGCCCGCGCCAACCTGCTGTCGGCCTTTGTGCCGGCGCGGCGCCGGGTCGGCTACGACCGCTCGCGCTCCAAGGACCTGCACGGACTGTTCATCAACGAGCGCATCCCGGACCGCCCCGGCATCCACGTGCTGGATGCGATCGGCAGCTTCTGCGAGCCACTGGGCCTGGTCCAGGACAGGGTCGAGTGGAACCTGCCGGTGCCGGACGACGCCTACGAATGGGCCGCCGCGCAGTGGCCGGACGATGGCACCCCGGTGCTGATGATCTCGCCCTGCTCCAGCCACCAGCGCCGCAACTGGTACCCGGACCGCTACGCGGCCCTGGCCGACCACGCCGCCTCGCGCGGCTGG
This genomic interval from Pseudoxanthomonas suwonensis 11-1 contains the following:
- a CDS encoding glycosyltransferase family 9 protein — its product is MRPSICLLRLSALGDVTHVVPLVRTLQRAWPGAHLHWIIDPGGKRLLDGLEGVTFHVYNKKTGLAGMRALRRELPPERFGILLQLQVAARANLLSAFVPARRRVGYDRSRSKDLHGLFINERIPDRPGIHVLDAIGSFCEPLGLVQDRVEWNLPVPDDAYEWAAAQWPDDGTPVLMISPCSSHQRRNWYPDRYAALADHAASRGWRVVLCGGRSELERSTTDAILAAMRSPALDLVGKDTLKQLPALLERADLLVTPDSGPMHIANAMGTKVLGLHAASNPARSGPYSDRRYCVDRYDAAARKYLGKPAPALKWGTKIEHDGVMELVTVQDAIEAFERYRSDHGR
- the moaA gene encoding GTP 3',8-cyclase MoaA, giving the protein MSAVQASAALPRDRLGRPLRDLRLSVIDACNFRCGYCMPADRVPDDHGTSAASRMSFDQIETLVRGFVQVGVRKLRLTGGEPLLRRNLPELIARLARIPGIEDLALTTNGALLAAQARALREAGLRRLTVSLDALDPGVFRAMSGNRGEVATVLEGIAAAAAAGFGRLKINCVVLRGTNDHQVLPLLEHFRGTGHVVRFIEYMDVGTCNGWDPAQVVRADELRDRIAARWPLRPLAAGYTGEVAQRYAFADGGGEVGFINSVSAPFCGDCHRARVSADGQLYTCLFAGSGHDLRPALAGGEHGVAEAVARLWSARDDRYSEIRGQAPARRPIEMYLIGG
- a CDS encoding MBL fold metallo-hydrolase, with the protein product MDINAGAAPWSLRLHGVGNASAVALGSPMATIERGGQPWLTIDCGAEGLTAYEQQYGGHPEALFVTHVHLDHVAGFERLFVSAYFNPERRGRIRLYVPAPVVPLLHRRVGDYPNVLAEGGANFWDAFQLVPVGEAFWHDGLRLEVFPVRHHWPDTAFGLRLQGSLVWSGDTRPIPEALARYASEGERIAHDCGLVGNPSHTGIDDLEREYPAGLRQRMVLYHYASAADGDALAARGYAVGRPGQVLDLAPPTAPAALPS
- a CDS encoding 3-deoxy-D-manno-octulosonic acid kinase encodes the protein MVAFDANEALSPYRAGSGYGAILFDRERLRQAGPELFVPASWGERARPVASGGRGSAWFVDAPFGACVLRHYLRGGLAASVSRDRYVWRGAERTRSFAEFRLMRLLIGRGLPVPRPLAASYVRKGAFYRAAILLERLDGVRSLADRALVAGSGAPWEETGRLIARFHREGLEHADLNAHNILFDGNGRGWLIDFDRGRMRIPATGWREANLRRLLRSLLKLRGPRSVDEVEKDFSRLRRAYELSWSRGC
- the moaC gene encoding cyclic pyranopterin monophosphate synthase MoaC encodes the protein MATRSRSPRAPAALTHVDAQGRPAMVDVSAKDVTARSATAQCKVAFPVAVAAQLRASGMRSNKGGIVDTAVIAGTMAAKRTHELIPFCHALPLDGVRIAIDWHGERELRIECTARTTARTGVEMEALTGATVAALTVYDMTKALSHAIVLGPAKLLGKQGGKRDFGKVG
- a CDS encoding MoaD/ThiS family protein, which translates into the protein MMARVVLLYFASLREATGREREEVDTAAADLAALYAEAAARHGLAWPRERLRVAMDGAFAAWCDPPRDGGEVAFIPPVSGG